A genomic region of Anopheles coustani chromosome 3, idAnoCousDA_361_x.2, whole genome shotgun sequence contains the following coding sequences:
- the LOC131259921 gene encoding A disintegrin and metalloproteinase with thrombospondin motifs 7, which translates to MISSILSHIVIFSLFFLTAESTHQGLYTHHLKTAKLIVPRKVNHLGEIVSHVLTHHHETGKHSTIHEDPKRFRRNAPKHFPSQLHYHLDIDEETLHLELEPSTASFVAPLMVVERHRRDVRTRVRPTEHINCHYQGQVRGHDQSRVALSACNGLTGVLRTNQSEYWIEPSKNHLAGPNGEHPHVLFKRTDIKETPSTSKKNYKSANKQKRKRKRKKRHLSNCGTREPRRLTETRLEWQHQGKVLVQGGRKARNQAEMFFGDVDFPKTPGRRNNRRTKRSISKPRHVEALVVADHSMVQFHQDVDLQQYLLMIMNMVSSLYKDPTIGNSIQVTVVKIIILEEEHSHADFNITHMAGNTLENFCRWQRNLNPKPDEDPHHHDVAILVTRKNICSNHGCATLGVANVGGMCRPDKSCSVNEDNGITLAHTISHELGHNFGMYHDTAKTGCDHRIGPILHIMTPSFEADTMQVSWSNCSRRDITHFLDQGLGKCLEDPPSQEEYEYPELPPGAMYNADLQCRLQFNSTDEEMTVCSKLDEICTQLWCLVGDVCTTMLRPAAPGTNCGRRMWCQNQQCVDVEELPAPVDGGWGDWSPWSDCSRSCGVGIAKQTRECDHPSPAHGGTFCIGERARYKTCHVQPCPFGTPSFRAEQCSTHDNDFIKGEKYSWLPYFDKNEPCELYCSNAEDTMIVPFGDTAADGTLCNLGTNDMCIGGICRRVGCDWVVDSNTTEDRCGICGGVGDTCFVKKGEIIRKINTTDGMHDVLLIPVGARNVLIEETAPSKNFIGVGSVTGTECYLNCNHFIQLPGEYEVASSLCLYERENEQERLKIPGPIMEDIHVYVIIKKKNNHVGIRYEYTLPSNNNKNQSTYYWKLSDWSVCTATCGGGKQSRESVCYHRGKGMVKEELCLRHAFGKRHEKITRDCNDDPCPFNWWIGPWQLCPMTCRKSGEIVAPVRRRSILCVDSNSNARPDVHCNNKPRPNDTEPCGDEIPLCQEPAKQQKNPETDQPDTVTPEEILSPDLPSPSTPNDYEINNTI; encoded by the exons atgatttcatCTATACTTTCGCACATCgtgattttttcattattttttctcactgctgaaTCTACACATCAAG GATTGTACACACATCATCTTAAGACTGCGAAGCTGATTGTTCCGCGAAAGGTGAACCATCTCGGAGAAATCGTCTCACACGTTTTAACACACCATCATGAAACAGGCAAACATTCTACCATCCATGAAGATCCCAAAAGGTTTCGCCGAAACGCGCCGAAGCATTTTCCTTCACAGCTACATTATCACCTCGATATTGATGAGGAAACGCTTCATCTGGAACTCGa ACCATCGACGGCTTCGTTTGTAGCGCCTTTAATGGTCGTCGAACGGCACAGGCGCGACGTTCGCACACGCGTTCGCCCGACGGAGCACATCAACTGTCACTACCAAGGCCAGGTCCGAGGTCACGACCAATCACGAGTGGCACTATCCGCTTGCAACGGACTA ACTGGCGTGTTGAGAACTAATCAATCGGAATATTGGATTGAACCATCAAAGAACCATCTAGCAGGACCGAACGGAGAACACCCTCATGTACTTTTCAAGCGAACCGATATCAAAGAGACACCATCAACAAGCAAG AAAAACTACAAGTCAGCCAATAAGCagaaaagaaagcgaaaacgCAAGAAGCGCCATCTCAGCAACTGTGGAACCAGAGAGCCTCGAAGGTTGACAGAGACCCGTTTGGAGTGGCAACATCAAGGAAAG GTTCTTGTCCAAGGCGGCCGAAAAGCGCGAAATCAAGCAGAGATGTTTTTCGGTGATGTCGACTTTCCAAAGACCCCAGGAAGGCGAAACAATCGTCGCACGAAGAGATCCATCAGCAAACCGCGTCACGTGGAAGCCCTCGTCGTAGCCGATCATTCGATGGTACAGTTCCATCAAGATGTTGATCTACAGCAGTACCTCTTGATGATTATGAACATGGTGTCATCATTGTATAAGGATCCAACCATCGGAAACTCGATCCAGGTGACGGTGGTGAAAATCATCATCCTGGAGGAGGAGCACTCACATGCAGACTTCAATATCACGCACATGGCCGGCAATactttggaaaacttttgccg CTGGCAAAGGAATCTAAATCCAAAACCTGACGAAGATCCGCATCACCATGACGTGGCCATTTTAGTGACTAGGAAGAACATCTGCTCAAATCATGGATGCGC AACCCTTGGTGTCGCAAACGTAGGTGGCATGTGTCGACCTGATAAATCGTGTAGTGTAAACGAGGACAACGGAATTACTTTAGCACACACGATATCCCACGAGCTAGGTCACAA CTTTGGAATGTACCACGATACAGCTAAGACTGGATGCGATCATCGCATCGGTCCGATACTGCACATAATGACGCCAAGCTTCGAGGCAGACACAATGCAAGTGTCGTGGTCGAACTGCAGTCGACGCGACATAACTCATTTTCTTGACCAAGGTCTCGGTAAATGTCTAGAGGATCCTCCTAGCCAGGAGGAATACGAATACCCAGAGCTCCCACCCGGTGCCATGTACAATGCGGATTTGCAATGCCGGCTTCAGTTCAACTCGACGGATGAGGAGATGACCGTCTGCTCTAAGCTGGATGAGATTTGCACGCAACTCTGGTGTCTTGTAGGGGACGTTTGCACGACGATGCTTCGTCCGGCCGCCCCAGGTACCAACTGTGGACGTCGCATGTGGTGCCAGAATCAACAGTGTGTGGATGTGGAGGAGCTTCCGGCCCCGGTGGACGGTGGATGGGGAGATTGGAGTCCTTGGAGTGACTGTTCGAGGTCGTGCGGTGTCGGGATTGCCAAACAAACTCGCGAATGTGACCATCCATCGCCGGCCCACGGAGGAACCTTCTGCATCGGTGAACGTGCCCGTTACAAAACCTGTCACGTGCAACCTTGTCCGTTCGGAACTCCTAGTTTTCGTGCGGAACAATGTTCAACGCATGATAACGATTTCATCAAGGGCGAAAAGTATTCCTGGCTTCCATACTTCGACAAAA ATGAACCATGTGAACTGTATTGCAGTAATGCAGAGGATACAATGATCGTGCCATTTGGCGACACTGCAGCCGATGGCACCCTGTGCAACCTGGGAACGAACGATATGTGCATCGGTGGCATCTGCCGTAGAGTTGGATGCGATTGGGTCGTCGACTCTAACACCACCGAAGACCGTTGTGGAATTTGTGGAGGGGTGGGCGATACCTGCTTCGTGAAAAAGGGAGAAATCATAAGAAAGATCAACACCACTGATGGCATGCATGACGTGCTGCTGATTCCTGTCGGAGCACGTAATGTCCTGATCGAAGAGACGGCGCCTTCGAAGAACTTCATTGGGGTGGGAAGTGTCACGGGCACCGAATGTTATCTCAATTGCAATCA TTTTATACAGCTACCTGGAGAATATGAAGTAGCCAGTAGCTTATGTCTGTACGAGCGGGAAAACGAACAAGAGAGACTAAAGATACCAGGACCTATCATGGAGGACATTCATGTCTAT GTTATTAtcaaaaagaagaataatCATGTAGGAATCCGGTATGAATATACGCTTCCTtccaacaacaataaaaatcaatcaacttATTACTGGAAATTAAGCGATTGGTCCGTCTGCACTGCAACCTGCGGAGGTGGAAAACAGAGCCGCGAGTCTGTATGCTACCATCGAGGCAAAGGAATGGTCAAGGAGGAATTGTGTCTGCGCCATGCGTTTGGCAAGCGACACGAGAAGATCACACGCGACTGCAACGATGATCCATGTCCATTCAACTGGTGGATTGGCCCGTGGCAACTTTGTCCCATGACCTGCCGGAAGTCTGGTGAAATCGTCGCCCCAGTTCGCCGGAGGTCAATCCTGTGCGTTGACTCGAACTCCAACGCACGCCCCGATGTACACTGCAACAATAAACCGCGACCAAACGACACTGAACCTTGTGGCGACGAAATACCTTTGTGTCAAGAaccagcaaaacaacaaaagaatCCGGAGACGGACCAGCCTGACACCGTAACGCCAGAAGAAATCCTTTCGCCCGACCTGCCATCTCCTTCTACGCCAAACGATTACGAAATTAACAACACTATTTGA
- the LOC131260433 gene encoding LOW QUALITY PROTEIN: cilia- and flagella-associated protein 45 (The sequence of the model RefSeq protein was modified relative to this genomic sequence to represent the inferred CDS: deleted 2 bases in 1 codon), with product MPNQSKPSKNFVKDQAKLKYTSDLPPTQHRPGIYNRHHPQECDLMLRWRPIHLQRDDPYEEKHVVRIMNKDNIRNLLIPNQDISVYPSFWSKEDYIRMQDKAKMKTIEDRLAQFKANEIEKKKMLEESERRKRRLQEIDRERQQKGGKVSNILEDGAGDRDSDTSPRKIIDRAFLAKQEQEEEVKRANRIILAAKCHIIRDAQIAEKQEIERELRTEELRLEKMMLQENEKALKEEEKKREINKVLTTQHSEEIRNQLLERERMRLKEAERIEEEARVLKQAQMALVEEEKRKEKERHDRVNEVRCGLKKAYELSAYYKQVEFEEQRIAELKIQEYMRQRMERQKKLEFERKIAAEVREKEHDRMLKIQQKLLDTKSEKNDMDLRRGQEHIEREFRRREKEAAIKKKELEQQLAVARAAQLEAVKTERAMQLARDELEHKKAIEKLKEEEAKEMEQKRKQLKLRERYREEIIQQMNLKEQERREKERIARNEQQAVLAAEKKRDKYVINELFCVAVMVFLMYSSAYYRNIKTIIANKIKMMKESQVPERFIKDVERQLNLGK from the exons ATGCCAAACCAATCGAAACCCTCAAAAAATTTCGTGAAAGATCAGGCCAAATTGAAATACACCTCCGATCTACCACCGACACAGCACCGGCCTGGCATTTACAATCGTCATCA TCCTCAAGAATGCGACCTCATGCTACGTTGGAGACCGATCCATCTACAAAGAGACGATCCTTACGAGGAGAAACATGTAGTACGGATCATGAACAAAGACAATATTCGCAATTTGCTGATTCCGAACCAGGATATCTCCGTATATCCTTCTTTTTGGTCCAAGGAGGACTACATACGCATGCAAGATaaggcaaaaatgaaaactatcgAGGATCGACTCGCCCAATTCAAGGCTAATGAgatagagaaaaagaaaatgctcgAAGAATCAGAGCGAAGAAAAAGGCGGCTGCAGGAAATTGACCGTGAGCGCCAGCAAAAGGGCGGAAAAGTAAGCAACATTCTGGAGGATGGCGCAGGCGATAGGGACTCTGACACGAGTCCTCGGAAAATCATCGACCGGGCGTTCCTTGCAAAACAAGAGCAAGAGGAAGAGGTGAAGAGGGCAAATCGTATCATACTGGCCGCCAAGTGCCACATTATCCGAGACGCACAGATTGCGGAAAAACAGGAGATTGAAAGAGAACTTCGTACGGAAGAGCTGAGGCTGGAAAAGATGATGCTACAGGAAAACGAGAAGGCTCTCAaagaagaggagaaaaaacgTGAGATCAATAAGGTACTAACCACGCAGCATTCCGAGGAAATTCGGAACCAACTGCTGGAAAGGGAGAGAATGCGTCTCAAAGAAGCAGAACGCATAGAGGAAGAAGCCCGGGTCTTGAAGCAGGCCCAAATGGCTCtagtggaagaagaaaaacgaaaggaaaaggaacgcCACGATCGCGTGAATGAAGTACGATGCGGTTTGAAAAAGGCGTACGAATTGTCCGCATACTATAAACAGGTGGAATTTGAGGAGCAGCGGATCGCAGAGCTGAAAATACAAGAATATATGCGTCAACGTATGGAACGCCAAAAAAAACTCGAGTTCGAACGAAAGATTGCCGCAGAAGTACGCGAAAAAGAACACGATCGAATGCTCAAGATTCAGCAGAAACTTCTCGACACCAAGTCTGAGAAAAATGACATGGATCTGCGGCGAGGACAAGAGCACATTGAACGAGAATTCCGACGTCGTGAGAAGGAAGCTGCCATCAAAAAGAAAGAGCTGGAACAACAATTGGCTGTAGCTCGGGCCGCCCAACTTGAGGCCGTA AAAACCGAAAGAGCAATGCAACTGGCACGCGATGAGCTTGAACATAAAAAAGCCATCGAAAAACTGAAGGAAGAGGAAGCAAAGGAGATGGAGCAGAAGCGTAAGCAACTAAAATTACGTGAAAGATACCGTGAGGAGATCATTCAGCAAATGAATCTGAAGGAACAAGAGCGCCGCGAGAAGGAACGAATAGCACGTAACGAGCAGCAAGCAGTGTTGGCAGCAGAAAAGAAACGTGATAAGTATGTCATCAACGAGCTCTTTTGTGTTGCTGTTATGGTTTTTCTTATGTAT TCTTCCGCTTATTACAGAaacatcaaaaccataattgccaacaaaatcaaaatgatgAAGGAAAGCCAGGTTcctgaaagattcatcaagGACGTCGAGCGTCAGCTCAATCTAGGAAAATAG
- the LOC131260430 gene encoding myogenesis-regulating glycosidase isoform X3, which translates to MLHFNDESSSDEEDRRQTKYLFRTKRRTSIAPLPALRLNDKEMMSNDFDTHSVMSNQASITSVNSLASLLKEKMQNVPAIIRKKKRETKDYKLRVFVGMLFLIIVFLVGYAYVMYNQKLLNKSYFENIKFHKKTRDFRLLDGKGADLLTGVLGTGFSIEQPYNCLPENLKTDGSVCYEWTSKARLYMNLAKSPGPEIKCYSFQWETLQDGLQPTDCFDIAEERGYWYGGGMTKVAEYVLGKESFPASPFVTGDKNVNQWGNALKRYFLNSRGVAIQVDEKTPLYVSINSYSGRRLCLHGRNDKFAFVNNQTAFPQLKYTVCSGPDMKSLHNGLMQKSLWDGLTEKDNDVIKSLLREPIWQIPASKQEDLTETAIYNYTDSIIALGYLRLGHVLVNEFWQRNIGDFRLDSDRFPSLDETVNILHRRGFRVSFTIQPFISTESSNFQEAVSKKLLIYERESERSIPALTRYKSTTSAGVLDVTNNATIPWLAEKLKTISETVEIDSYFVDFGTAFNIPRYYQCAQTLVNPDEYKNYFMERFEGTLSIFGVSSAVSVPRPPAFLSLPPMNSSWEGLKSIIPTMLSYGITGFPFIMPGPVGGDFVLPTQKLKHMYSYYSLDLPPLPDKELYIRWLQLATFLPVLRFTHLPSEYRDDAVTSIAKELAEIRLRVLPLLERFSSVAMDEGLPIIRPLWMLDSTDVNCFPIVDEFSIGDGMIVAPVLGQGETVREVYLPQGVWKDGIDESLRKGSRWIHNYHVPQNKVAYFTKMPDNTRF; encoded by the exons GTACCTCTTCCGGACCAAGCGGCGGACCTCGATCGCACCATTGCCAGCTCTGAGACTAAATGACAAGGAAATGATGTCGAACGATTTCGACACGCACAGCGTGATGAGTAATCAGGCATCGATCACCAGCGTTAACTCTTTGGCCAGCTtgttaaaggaaaaaatgcaG aATGTGCCCGCTATCATACGGAAGAAAAAGCGAGAAACAAAAGACTACAAGCTGCGCGTTTTTGTCGGAATGCTGTTTTTGATTATCGTTTTTCTG GTCGGCTATGCCTACGTCATGTATAATCAGAAGCTTTTGAACAAGTCGTACTTCGAGAAcattaaatttcataaaaagaCACGCGACTTTCGGCTGCTGGATGGCAAGGGAGCGGATCTGTTAACGGGTGTGCTAGGCACCGGTTTCAGTATTGAGCAACCGTACAACTGTTTGCCGGAAAATCTGAAAACGGACGGCAGTGTCTGCTATGAATGGACTTCAAAGGCCCGATTGTACATGAACCTGGCCAAATCGCCGGGACCAGAGATCAAATGCTACTCATTCCAGTGGGAAACGCTCCAAGATGGTCTGCAGCCGACAGATTGTTTCGACATCGCTGAAGAGCGAGGCTATTGGTACGGAGGAGGAATGACCAAGGTCGCCGAATATGTACTTGGCAAGGAATCCTTTCCTGCTAGTCCGTTTGTTACTGGGGACAAAAATGTAAACCAGTGGGGAAATGCACTGAAACGGTATTTTTTGAATTCGCGTGGTGTAGCCATTCAAGTGGACGAAAAAACACCCCTTTATGTCAGCATCAATTCGTACTCCGGTCGCAGGCTTTGTCTCCATGGTCGAAACGATAAATTCGCTTTCGTCAACAACCAAACAGCGTTCCCACAGTTGAAGTACACGGTTTGTTCGGGGCCTGATATGAAATCGTTGCACAATGGTCTGATGCAAAAGAGTTTGTGGGATGGGCTAACTGAAAAGGACAATGACGTCATCAAGTCATTGCTACGAGAGCCAATCTGGCAGATACCAGCATCGAAGCAAGAAGATCTCACCGAAACTGCTATTTACAATTACACGGACAGTATAATTGCACTGGGCTATCTCCGACTAGGTCACGTATTGGTAAACGAATTTTGGCAACGAAATATCGGTGACTTTCGGCTAGACTCGGATCGATTCCCTTCTTTGGATGAAACGGTAAACATTTTGCACAGACGTGGGTTCCGTGTTTCGTTTACGATTCAACCGTTTATCAGCACTGAGAGTAGCAACTTCCAAGAAGCGGTTTCCAAGAAGTTGTTGATTTACGAACGAGAATCGGAGCGAAGTATCCCGGCATTGACACGATACAAAAGCACAACCAGTGCTGGAGTACTCGACGTAACAAACAACGCTACCATACCATGGCTTGCCGAGAAGCTTAAGACAATTTCTGAGACGGTTGAAATTGATtcttattttgttgattttggaaCGGCTTTCAATATCCCCCGATATTACCAGTGCGCGCAAACGCTAGTCAATCCGGATGAGTATAAGAATTATTTCATGGAGCGCTTCGAAGGTACACTGAGCATTTTTGGTGTGTCGAGTGCAGTATCCGTGCCGCGACCTCCCGCCTTTTTAAGCCTTCCCCCGATGAACAGTTCTTGGGAAGGATTAAAGAGCATCATTCCAACCATGCTTTCATACGGTATAACGGGCTTCCCTTTCATTATGCCTGGTCCCGTTGGTGGTGATTTTGTGCTACCAACTCAGAAACTGAAACATATGTATTCGTACTACTCGCTTGATCTACCTCCACTGCCAGATAAGGAACTGTATATTCGCTGGTTACAATTAGCCACGTTTTTACCCGTTCTTCGTTTCACCCACCTGCCATCCGAGTACCGTGATGATGCTGTGACTTCTATTGCTAAAGAATTGGCTGAAATTCGTCTACGAGTGCTACCGTTGCTAGAACGATTTTCAAGTGTCGCTATGGACGAGGGACTTCCGATAATTCGTCCGCTGTGGATGCTCGATTCAACAGACGTCAACTGCTTCCCGATTGTCGACGAATTCTCTATTGGAGATGGTATGATCGTTGCACCGGTTCTTGGACAAGGGGAAACAGTTCGCGAAG tttatCTTCCACAAGGCGTTTGGAAGGATGGCATTGATGAATCGCTAAGAAAAGGAAGCCGTTGGATCCACAACTACCATGTGCCTCAAAATAAGGTGGCTTATTTCACGAAAATGCCTGATAATACGCGTTTTTAA
- the LOC131259924 gene encoding putative nuclease HARBI1, whose amino-acid sequence MFSGVVFVVNHGCDDDSDEENVMDLVAHRRRLRKEVDPLELPEKTFILNFRVSKALFLELDGLIADSIAPKHNRGLSPRVKLAATLRFLAQGSYQQSVANDFAVPIGQSTFSKVLEQTLNVLESKLAHLISLEMTEDEKSEARRYFFEKTGIPGVVMCVDGSHIKIIPPHEDPVLYYNRKGFYSLNALMICDHSKKIRYVNARFSGSNHDSFIFNNSTCMGFFEDKWRNGERMFKLLGDSAYASKPWLIKPFRNPDPDTPESSFNLKHSRGRSIIEQTFGSLKNRFRCILGARQLHYAPPKCVKIVNVCCALHNLCIREGLPEIED is encoded by the exons ATGTTTTCGGGAGTGGTATTCGTCGTTAATCATGGCTGCGATGACGACAGTGACGAAGAAAACGTTATGGATTTGGTGGCACATCGAAGAAGACTACGCAAGGAAGTAGATCCTCTTGAATTACCGGAAAAAAC ATTTATTCTAAATTTCAGGGTTTCAAAGGCGCTCTTCCTTGAATTAGATGGTTTGATAGCCGATTCGATTGCCCCGAAGCACAATCGGGGGCTTTCTCCCCGAGTAAAATTGGCTGCAACTTTGAGATTCTTAGCTCAAGGTTCATACCAGCAAAGTGTGGCCAATGATTTTGCTGTTCCAATCGGGCAATCGACATTTTCGAAAGTATTGGAACAAACTTTGAATGTGTTGGAATCCAAGCTGGCACACCTCATATCGCTAGAAATGACGGAAGATGAGAAATCAGAGGCACGGagatatttttttgaaaaaacggGTATACCAGGTGTAGTTATGTGTGTCGACGGGTcgcatataaaaataatacctcCGCATGAAGATCCCGTTTTGTATTATAATCGCAAAGGATTTTACAGCCTTAATGCGTTAATG ATTTGCGACCACAGCAAAAAAATTCGATATGTAAATGCGAGGTTCAGTGGATCGAACCAcgattcgtttatttttaataatagcACGTGCATGGGTTTCTTTGAAGACAAGTGGAGAAATGGCGAGAGAATGTTTAAGCTATTAG GTGACTCTGCATATGCTTCAAAGCCATGGCTTATAAAGCCGTTTAGAAATCCGGATCCCGACACGCCCGAATCATCGTTCAATTTGAAGCACTCTAGAGGGCGTTCAATAATTGAACAAACTTTTGGATCGCTGAAAAATAGATTTAGGTGCATACTGGGTGCGCGACAGCTTCATTATGCTCCACCGAAGTGTGTCAAAATAGTGAATGTATGCTGTGCGCTGCACAATTTATGCATTCGTGAAGGATTACCCGAAATTGAAGATTAG
- the LOC131260430 gene encoding myogenesis-regulating glycosidase isoform X2 — MQKISSSDVDQVSNNNRSMDSEIKSDEFIPEVNSKYATFSHFGQTGYLFRTKRRTSIAPLPALRLNDKEMMSNDFDTHSVMSNQASITSVNSLASLLKEKMQNVPAIIRKKKRETKDYKLRVFVGMLFLIIVFLVGYAYVMYNQKLLNKSYFENIKFHKKTRDFRLLDGKGADLLTGVLGTGFSIEQPYNCLPENLKTDGSVCYEWTSKARLYMNLAKSPGPEIKCYSFQWETLQDGLQPTDCFDIAEERGYWYGGGMTKVAEYVLGKESFPASPFVTGDKNVNQWGNALKRYFLNSRGVAIQVDEKTPLYVSINSYSGRRLCLHGRNDKFAFVNNQTAFPQLKYTVCSGPDMKSLHNGLMQKSLWDGLTEKDNDVIKSLLREPIWQIPASKQEDLTETAIYNYTDSIIALGYLRLGHVLVNEFWQRNIGDFRLDSDRFPSLDETVNILHRRGFRVSFTIQPFISTESSNFQEAVSKKLLIYERESERSIPALTRYKSTTSAGVLDVTNNATIPWLAEKLKTISETVEIDSYFVDFGTAFNIPRYYQCAQTLVNPDEYKNYFMERFEGTLSIFGVSSAVSVPRPPAFLSLPPMNSSWEGLKSIIPTMLSYGITGFPFIMPGPVGGDFVLPTQKLKHMYSYYSLDLPPLPDKELYIRWLQLATFLPVLRFTHLPSEYRDDAVTSIAKELAEIRLRVLPLLERFSSVAMDEGLPIIRPLWMLDSTDVNCFPIVDEFSIGDGMIVAPVLGQGETVREVYLPQGVWKDGIDESLRKGSRWIHNYHVPQNKVAYFTKMPDNTRF; from the exons GTACCTCTTCCGGACCAAGCGGCGGACCTCGATCGCACCATTGCCAGCTCTGAGACTAAATGACAAGGAAATGATGTCGAACGATTTCGACACGCACAGCGTGATGAGTAATCAGGCATCGATCACCAGCGTTAACTCTTTGGCCAGCTtgttaaaggaaaaaatgcaG aATGTGCCCGCTATCATACGGAAGAAAAAGCGAGAAACAAAAGACTACAAGCTGCGCGTTTTTGTCGGAATGCTGTTTTTGATTATCGTTTTTCTG GTCGGCTATGCCTACGTCATGTATAATCAGAAGCTTTTGAACAAGTCGTACTTCGAGAAcattaaatttcataaaaagaCACGCGACTTTCGGCTGCTGGATGGCAAGGGAGCGGATCTGTTAACGGGTGTGCTAGGCACCGGTTTCAGTATTGAGCAACCGTACAACTGTTTGCCGGAAAATCTGAAAACGGACGGCAGTGTCTGCTATGAATGGACTTCAAAGGCCCGATTGTACATGAACCTGGCCAAATCGCCGGGACCAGAGATCAAATGCTACTCATTCCAGTGGGAAACGCTCCAAGATGGTCTGCAGCCGACAGATTGTTTCGACATCGCTGAAGAGCGAGGCTATTGGTACGGAGGAGGAATGACCAAGGTCGCCGAATATGTACTTGGCAAGGAATCCTTTCCTGCTAGTCCGTTTGTTACTGGGGACAAAAATGTAAACCAGTGGGGAAATGCACTGAAACGGTATTTTTTGAATTCGCGTGGTGTAGCCATTCAAGTGGACGAAAAAACACCCCTTTATGTCAGCATCAATTCGTACTCCGGTCGCAGGCTTTGTCTCCATGGTCGAAACGATAAATTCGCTTTCGTCAACAACCAAACAGCGTTCCCACAGTTGAAGTACACGGTTTGTTCGGGGCCTGATATGAAATCGTTGCACAATGGTCTGATGCAAAAGAGTTTGTGGGATGGGCTAACTGAAAAGGACAATGACGTCATCAAGTCATTGCTACGAGAGCCAATCTGGCAGATACCAGCATCGAAGCAAGAAGATCTCACCGAAACTGCTATTTACAATTACACGGACAGTATAATTGCACTGGGCTATCTCCGACTAGGTCACGTATTGGTAAACGAATTTTGGCAACGAAATATCGGTGACTTTCGGCTAGACTCGGATCGATTCCCTTCTTTGGATGAAACGGTAAACATTTTGCACAGACGTGGGTTCCGTGTTTCGTTTACGATTCAACCGTTTATCAGCACTGAGAGTAGCAACTTCCAAGAAGCGGTTTCCAAGAAGTTGTTGATTTACGAACGAGAATCGGAGCGAAGTATCCCGGCATTGACACGATACAAAAGCACAACCAGTGCTGGAGTACTCGACGTAACAAACAACGCTACCATACCATGGCTTGCCGAGAAGCTTAAGACAATTTCTGAGACGGTTGAAATTGATtcttattttgttgattttggaaCGGCTTTCAATATCCCCCGATATTACCAGTGCGCGCAAACGCTAGTCAATCCGGATGAGTATAAGAATTATTTCATGGAGCGCTTCGAAGGTACACTGAGCATTTTTGGTGTGTCGAGTGCAGTATCCGTGCCGCGACCTCCCGCCTTTTTAAGCCTTCCCCCGATGAACAGTTCTTGGGAAGGATTAAAGAGCATCATTCCAACCATGCTTTCATACGGTATAACGGGCTTCCCTTTCATTATGCCTGGTCCCGTTGGTGGTGATTTTGTGCTACCAACTCAGAAACTGAAACATATGTATTCGTACTACTCGCTTGATCTACCTCCACTGCCAGATAAGGAACTGTATATTCGCTGGTTACAATTAGCCACGTTTTTACCCGTTCTTCGTTTCACCCACCTGCCATCCGAGTACCGTGATGATGCTGTGACTTCTATTGCTAAAGAATTGGCTGAAATTCGTCTACGAGTGCTACCGTTGCTAGAACGATTTTCAAGTGTCGCTATGGACGAGGGACTTCCGATAATTCGTCCGCTGTGGATGCTCGATTCAACAGACGTCAACTGCTTCCCGATTGTCGACGAATTCTCTATTGGAGATGGTATGATCGTTGCACCGGTTCTTGGACAAGGGGAAACAGTTCGCGAAG tttatCTTCCACAAGGCGTTTGGAAGGATGGCATTGATGAATCGCTAAGAAAAGGAAGCCGTTGGATCCACAACTACCATGTGCCTCAAAATAAGGTGGCTTATTTCACGAAAATGCCTGATAATACGCGTTTTTAA